The genomic window TGACTGTTGAGGCGGGTGGGTAACCTTGTACACTTCGATTAAGTAATGGTCTGTCGTTTTTAGGATTAAGTAATTTACGATAGTTCTTACTGCTAATGCCATGAACAAATAAGTTTCCGTCATAACTTGGGTTTGAATACATTGCCAATATCTCACCACTTCGTGGATCAATTGCTACTACAGCGCCACGCTTACCAGCTAAGGCACGTTTAGCAATCATTTGTAATTCAATATCAATACTTAGGGTTAAGTTTTTGCCTGATATTGGGGGCGCATAATCAAGCGTTCTTATAATGCGACCTTGATTATTTATTTCAACTTCTTGATGACCAATAGTGCCATGAAGAATATTTTCATAATATTTTTCTAAACCAAGCTTACCTATGTTACGCGTTGCTGCATAATCTTCATCTAAATTTTCTTCGGCCAAACGAATTGAATCTTTAAGGTTAATGCGGGCAACATAACCCAAAGAGTGGGTCGTTAAATCACCAAATGGGTAGTATCTTTTAAGACGAGCATCAATAAAAAAACCAGGGAATTTGTGTTGATTGACAGAAAATAATGCAACTTGCTGTGCGCTTAACCGCGAGTGCAGTTCTACCGGTTTAAAGCGTCGTTTACTTTTTAGCGCTTCAAAAAGTTTTTGCTGCTTTTCTTCACTGATATCAAGCAACTCACTGACTTCTACAATGTGTTTCTTCAAATCAACCGTTTGCTCAGCAATAACCTCCAGTGAATAAACGGGTTTGTTATCAGCGAGTAGAATGCCATTACGATCGTAAATTAGTCCGCGATTAGGTGCAACGGGAAGGAGTTTTATTCGATTGGAATTAGAGCGAGTTTGATATTTTTCATAAGAATTAATTTCTAACTCGTAGATATTGCTAATTAAGGTTAACAATAAAGCGAGTATACCGATAAAAGCAATAAAGGTTCTGCGCGCAAATAAATTAGCTTCTGCCGAATGGTTTCGAATAGCAACACGTTTGTTCGATGCCATTATTACTCTCGGTGATACGGGTGGTTATTGTTAATGCTCCAAGCTCGATACAGACTTTCAGCAACAACAATACGCACCATTGGATGTGGCAAGGTTAATGGCGATAAAGACCATTTTTGTTCTGAAGCTTTAATACAAGCGGGGGCTAAACCTTCGGGGCCACCAATAAGTAAAGCCACATCGCGGCTGTCTAATTGCCAACGCTTAAGTTGTTGGGCAAGTTGTGGTGTTGTCCACGGTTTACCTTCCACTTCAAGCGTAACAATACGGTTACCTTTTGGGATTGCGTTTAGTAATAATTCGCCTTCTTTTTCTAGAATGCGAGCTATAT from Colwellia sp. PAMC 20917 includes these protein-coding regions:
- the mrdA gene encoding penicillin-binding protein 2, with protein sequence MASNKRVAIRNHSAEANLFARRTFIAFIGILALLLTLISNIYELEINSYEKYQTRSNSNRIKLLPVAPNRGLIYDRNGILLADNKPVYSLEVIAEQTVDLKKHIVEVSELLDISEEKQQKLFEALKSKRRFKPVELHSRLSAQQVALFSVNQHKFPGFFIDARLKRYYPFGDLTTHSLGYVARINLKDSIRLAEENLDEDYAATRNIGKLGLEKYYENILHGTIGHQEVEINNQGRIIRTLDYAPPISGKNLTLSIDIELQMIAKRALAGKRGAVVAIDPRSGEILAMYSNPSYDGNLFVHGISSKNYRKLLNPKNDRPLLNRSVQGYPPASTVKPLLGLTGLEAGVITNKSRFYDPGWFQLKGLERKYRDWWAPGHGWVDLNQAIEHSCNVFFYNLAYQLDIDTITDMMEKFGFGDLTGVDIWEDKRAILPGRETKRSRYNKPWYTGDTIAVGIGQGYWTVTPLQLAQAFSILTNKGDIKIPHFLRATTELVVEEVQINEEITTAERDADIVNKMVTKMAEYDDKPPIILKDNKHWDLVLDAMHNTAQKKYPAFKGARYDAAGKSGTAQLIAKKQDEKYDAEATKERQRNNAMFVAFAPYENPEIVVAVVVENVLEGGGGFNAAPVARQVMDQYFGDRVIISTDKSKHPQHNNVYGVDKNTGRN
- the rlmH gene encoding 23S rRNA (pseudouridine(1915)-N(3))-methyltransferase RlmH, encoding MRLTLYAVGNKMPAWVTQGFNEYCRRFPRDMSFHLVEIPPGKRGKNADIARILEKEGELLLNAIPKGNRIVTLEVEGKPWTTPQLAQQLKRWQLDSRDVALLIGGPEGLAPACIKASEQKWSLSPLTLPHPMVRIVVAESLYRAWSINNNHPYHRE